A genome region from Geminicoccus roseus DSM 18922 includes the following:
- a CDS encoding enoyl-CoA hydratase/isomerase family protein has product MTEHLAITTDGPVRILTMTGQPRRGNPLSDRMAKDLVAALVEAEQDDSIHAVVLAGTPTHFSVGADLTEVHHKTAIEAVLADWLEEFDRFAHARKPTIAAVRGHAVGGGFELALSCDLMVCAEDANLALPETGIGVIAGQGGTQRILHLAGRAIAADLILTGRALTGAEAGAHGIAARVVPADQVLGKAIELGKKIAERSPPAIRFAREVLREAAEDPIRQSLKLERLLASLILDTPERKERVGAFLNRKSKPA; this is encoded by the coding sequence ATGACCGAGCATCTCGCGATCACCACGGACGGTCCCGTCCGCATCCTGACCATGACCGGCCAGCCCCGGCGTGGCAATCCGCTCTCCGACCGGATGGCCAAGGACCTGGTGGCCGCGCTGGTCGAGGCCGAGCAGGACGATTCCATCCATGCGGTCGTCCTGGCCGGCACGCCGACCCACTTCTCGGTGGGCGCCGACCTCACCGAGGTGCACCACAAGACCGCGATCGAGGCGGTCCTGGCCGACTGGCTGGAGGAATTCGACCGCTTTGCCCATGCCCGCAAGCCCACCATTGCCGCAGTGCGCGGCCATGCGGTTGGCGGCGGCTTCGAGCTGGCGCTCTCCTGCGACCTGATGGTGTGCGCCGAGGACGCCAACCTGGCGCTGCCGGAGACCGGCATCGGCGTGATCGCGGGGCAGGGCGGCACCCAGCGCATCCTGCATCTGGCCGGCCGCGCCATCGCCGCCGACCTGATCCTGACCGGCCGCGCCCTCACCGGCGCCGAGGCCGGCGCCCATGGCATCGCCGCGAGGGTCGTCCCGGCCGACCAGGTGCTGGGAAAGGCCATCGAGCTTGGCAAGAAGATCGCCGAGCGCAGCCCGCCGGCGATCCGTTTTGCCCGCGAGGTCCTGCGCGAGGCGGCGGAAGACCCGATCCGCCAGTCGCTCAAGCTGGAGCGCCTGCTGGCGTCGCTGATCCTGGACACGCCGGAGCGCAAGGAGCGGGTCGGCGCGTTCCTGAACCGCAAGTCCAAGCCGGCATGA